In a single window of the Scophthalmus maximus strain ysfricsl-2021 chromosome 18, ASM2237912v1, whole genome shotgun sequence genome:
- the LOC118290718 gene encoding adhesion G-protein coupled receptor G2-like isoform X3, producing MTQKCRMTWVLLLGHLWISPVWGSSQGGTIDKILRNCLLDDGRRIFFVADTFNGFVIAQNFWNQTGGGAANNESCIVFLEKNATVTKMSHKVWPRMETKGSSYLLYLSEWHIEKKFNVSVLHGRQCNSTTTPDLDGSKCVFSHTVQAFSSIEPCQVRCMNTMTICKDSDYNETICNNIDPGINVEYVVNVTATREHCYNCDQPVKKPGTTYTLNASVPTDGGRLDTRAVVRAVEEFTRWAASCSESSAAFNGGEGVAGVMVKKTDPADVTDVSFAYMSPGDSVSIVSNSYLPTFSRSVTVPREAFDQALASNVSEPYVAMFRLLNMAQDERNSTVLGDEVLAVEMGAEITNLTQQINIHFRNMTYTGTPSCHSWNGEGSRPNWTSHGCRTVFNGTNVSCECTHLTFFAILMSQIAVNETISSSDLKNLTIITQAGCGLSMFFLSIVLFMHFLLRRTKATDTSRILVHLVLAMLLLNLTFLTNNFVAELKSAVGCKIMAVLMHYFMLATFMWFAAQAFHLRLQMNRGPDVRIRHYMAKVSLTCWLIPSVVGIVLLSLGKYGELVIYTDDPADNVAMCWITDGNAQYIVNIGYYALVFIFTFASFIFILSWLYCLKRIKADATQVNKSGSSIVTVMGLCCLLGLTWGFAFFAYGVLRIPSYYIFTVLNSFQGFFLFIYYYTTSHPRETNSGTSGSTSLEGTSRITTIPVDLFNPYDNVPEKKMSSLKTSQE from the exons ATGACACAAAAGTGCCGGATGACGTGGGTTTTGCTGCTGGGACACCTGTGGATTTCGCCTGTTT GGGGAAGTTCACAAGGAGGGACCATTGATAAAATTCTCCGAAATTGTTTGCTTGATGATGgaaggagaattttttttgttgccgaTACCTTCAATGGCTTCGTCATTGCACAAAACTTTTGGAATCAGA CAGGGGGTGGTGCAGCAAACAACGAAAGTTGCATTGTATTTCTGGAGAAAAATGCAACTGTTACAA aaatgtCGCACAAAGTGTGGCCTCGAATGGAGACAAAGGGTTCTTCTTATCTTCTGTACCTCTCAGAGTggcacattgaaaaaaaattcaatgtgtctgtgctgcatgGGAGGCAATGCAACAGCACCACAACGCCTGACCTCGACG GTTCAAAGTGCGTCTTCAGCCACACTGTCCAAG CGTTTTCATCCATAGAACCTTGCCAGGTTAGATGTATGAACACAATGACCATATGTAAGGACTCTGACTATAATGAAACAATCTGCAATAATATAG ATCCGGGGATCAATGTCGAGTATGTCGTCAACGTCACGGCAACACGGGAGCACTGCTACAACTGTGACCAACCAGTGAAGAAACCGGGGACGACGTATACGCTGAACGCATCCGTTCCAACCGACGGAGGGAGACTGGACACACGCGCAGTCGT TCGAGCCGTGGAGGAATTTACCAGATGGGCCGCCTCGTGCAGCGAGTCTTCAGCAGCTTTTAATGGGGGCGAGGGAGTGGCGGGCGTCATGGTGAAGAAAACAGACCCtgcagacgtcacagacgtctcctTTGCTTATATGTCTCCCGGGGACAGCGTCAGT ATTGTGTCAAATTCTTATCTGCCCACCTTTTCGAGATCCGTCACGGTGCCACGAGAAGCGTTTGACCAAGCTCTTGCCTCGAACGTGAGCGAGCCGTACGTGGCCATGTTCAGATTGCTGAACATGGCGCAG GATGAGCGGAACAGCACTGTGTTAGGTGACGAGGTCTTGGCGGTTGAAATGGGAGCCGAAATCACGAACCTCACGCAGCAAATAAACATCCATTTTAGGAACATGACATAC ACAGGAACTCCATCTTGTCATTCATGGAACGGCGAAG GCAGTCGACCCAACTGGACCAGTCACGGATGTCGGACAGTGTTCAATGGAACAAACGTCTCGTGCGAGTGTACACATTTGACATTCTTTGCCATCCTAATG tctcaGATCGCAGTAAATGAAACCATTTCTAGTTCTGATCTGAAGAACCTCACCATCATCACCCAAGCTGGCTGTGGCTTGTCCATGTTCTTCCTGAGCATTGTGCTCTTCATGCACTTCCTTTTAag GAGGACCAAGGCCACCGACACGTCGAGGATCCTGGTGCACCTGGTGCTGGCCATGCTCCTGCTCAACCTCACCTTCCTGACCAACAACTTTGTGGCCGAGCTGAAGAGCGCGGTGGGCTGCAAGATCATGGCGGTGCTCATGCACTACTTCATGTTGGCCACCTTCATGTGGTTCGCCGCGCAGGCCTTCCACCTCCGCCTGCAGATGAACAGGGGGCCCGACGTGCGCATCCGGCACTACATGGCCAAAGTGTCCCTCACCTGCTGGC TCATTCCCAGCGTGGTGGGGATTGTCCTGCTGTCCCTGGGAAAATACGGTGAACTAGTCATCTACACCGATGACCCCGCCGACAACGTGGCCAT GTGCTGGATAACGGACGGGAACGCGCAGTACATTGTCAACATAGGCTACTATGCGCTggtcttcatcttcaccttcgccagcttcatcttcatcctgtcCTGGCTCTACTGTCTCAAGAGGATTAAGGCCGACGCCACACAAGTCAACAAGAGCGGCTCCAGCATCGTGACCGTCATGGGACTGTGTTGCCTGCTGGGCCTCACGTGGGGTTTCGCCTTCTTCGCCTACGGTGTCCTTCGGATCCCGTCCTACTACATTTTCACGGTCCTCAATTCTTTTCAAG gtttcttcctgttcatTTACTACTACACCACCAGCCACCCGAGGGAGACGAACTCCGGCACGAGCGGAAGTACAAGCTTAGAAGGCACCAGCAGGATCACCACCATCCCAGTTGACCTGTTTAACCCCTACGACAACGtgccagagaaaaaaatgagttcGTTGAAGACGTCTCAAGAGTGA
- the LOC118290718 gene encoding adhesion G-protein coupled receptor G2-like isoform X1, translated as MTQKCRMTWVLLLGHLWISPVWGSSQGGTIDKILRNCLLDDGRRIFFVADTFNGFVIAQNFWNQTGGGAANNESCIVFLEKNATVTSDKMSHKVWPRMETKGSSYLLYLSEWHIEKKFNVSVLHGRQCNSTTTPDLDGSKCVFSHTVQAFSSIEPCQVRCMNTMTICKDSDYNETICNNIDPGINVEYVVNVTATREHCYNCDQPVKKPGTTYTLNASVPTDGGRLDTRAVVRAVEEFTRWAASCSESSAAFNGGEGVAGVMVKKTDPADVTDVSFAYMSPGDSVSIVSNSYLPTFSRSVTVPREAFDQALASNVSEPYVAMFRLLNMAQDERNSTVLGDEVLAVEMGAEITNLTQQINIHFRNMTYTGTPSCHSWNGEGSRPNWTSHGCRTVFNGTNVSCECTHLTFFAILMSQIAVNETISSSDLKNLTIITQAGCGLSMFFLSIVLFMHFLLRRTKATDTSRILVHLVLAMLLLNLTFLTNNFVAELKSAVGCKIMAVLMHYFMLATFMWFAAQAFHLRLQMNRGPDVRIRHYMAKVSLTCWLIPSVVGIVLLSLGKYGELVIYTDDPADNVAMCWITDGNAQYIVNIGYYALVFIFTFASFIFILSWLYCLKRIKADATQVNKSGSSIVTVMGLCCLLGLTWGFAFFAYGVLRIPSYYIFTVLNSFQGFFLFIYYYTTSHPRETNSGTSGSTSLEGTSRITTIPVDLFNPYDNVPEKKMSSLKTSQE; from the exons ATGACACAAAAGTGCCGGATGACGTGGGTTTTGCTGCTGGGACACCTGTGGATTTCGCCTGTTT GGGGAAGTTCACAAGGAGGGACCATTGATAAAATTCTCCGAAATTGTTTGCTTGATGATGgaaggagaattttttttgttgccgaTACCTTCAATGGCTTCGTCATTGCACAAAACTTTTGGAATCAGA CAGGGGGTGGTGCAGCAAACAACGAAAGTTGCATTGTATTTCTGGAGAAAAATGCAACTGTTACAAGTGACA aaatgtCGCACAAAGTGTGGCCTCGAATGGAGACAAAGGGTTCTTCTTATCTTCTGTACCTCTCAGAGTggcacattgaaaaaaaattcaatgtgtctgtgctgcatgGGAGGCAATGCAACAGCACCACAACGCCTGACCTCGACG GTTCAAAGTGCGTCTTCAGCCACACTGTCCAAG CGTTTTCATCCATAGAACCTTGCCAGGTTAGATGTATGAACACAATGACCATATGTAAGGACTCTGACTATAATGAAACAATCTGCAATAATATAG ATCCGGGGATCAATGTCGAGTATGTCGTCAACGTCACGGCAACACGGGAGCACTGCTACAACTGTGACCAACCAGTGAAGAAACCGGGGACGACGTATACGCTGAACGCATCCGTTCCAACCGACGGAGGGAGACTGGACACACGCGCAGTCGT TCGAGCCGTGGAGGAATTTACCAGATGGGCCGCCTCGTGCAGCGAGTCTTCAGCAGCTTTTAATGGGGGCGAGGGAGTGGCGGGCGTCATGGTGAAGAAAACAGACCCtgcagacgtcacagacgtctcctTTGCTTATATGTCTCCCGGGGACAGCGTCAGT ATTGTGTCAAATTCTTATCTGCCCACCTTTTCGAGATCCGTCACGGTGCCACGAGAAGCGTTTGACCAAGCTCTTGCCTCGAACGTGAGCGAGCCGTACGTGGCCATGTTCAGATTGCTGAACATGGCGCAG GATGAGCGGAACAGCACTGTGTTAGGTGACGAGGTCTTGGCGGTTGAAATGGGAGCCGAAATCACGAACCTCACGCAGCAAATAAACATCCATTTTAGGAACATGACATAC ACAGGAACTCCATCTTGTCATTCATGGAACGGCGAAG GCAGTCGACCCAACTGGACCAGTCACGGATGTCGGACAGTGTTCAATGGAACAAACGTCTCGTGCGAGTGTACACATTTGACATTCTTTGCCATCCTAATG tctcaGATCGCAGTAAATGAAACCATTTCTAGTTCTGATCTGAAGAACCTCACCATCATCACCCAAGCTGGCTGTGGCTTGTCCATGTTCTTCCTGAGCATTGTGCTCTTCATGCACTTCCTTTTAag GAGGACCAAGGCCACCGACACGTCGAGGATCCTGGTGCACCTGGTGCTGGCCATGCTCCTGCTCAACCTCACCTTCCTGACCAACAACTTTGTGGCCGAGCTGAAGAGCGCGGTGGGCTGCAAGATCATGGCGGTGCTCATGCACTACTTCATGTTGGCCACCTTCATGTGGTTCGCCGCGCAGGCCTTCCACCTCCGCCTGCAGATGAACAGGGGGCCCGACGTGCGCATCCGGCACTACATGGCCAAAGTGTCCCTCACCTGCTGGC TCATTCCCAGCGTGGTGGGGATTGTCCTGCTGTCCCTGGGAAAATACGGTGAACTAGTCATCTACACCGATGACCCCGCCGACAACGTGGCCAT GTGCTGGATAACGGACGGGAACGCGCAGTACATTGTCAACATAGGCTACTATGCGCTggtcttcatcttcaccttcgccagcttcatcttcatcctgtcCTGGCTCTACTGTCTCAAGAGGATTAAGGCCGACGCCACACAAGTCAACAAGAGCGGCTCCAGCATCGTGACCGTCATGGGACTGTGTTGCCTGCTGGGCCTCACGTGGGGTTTCGCCTTCTTCGCCTACGGTGTCCTTCGGATCCCGTCCTACTACATTTTCACGGTCCTCAATTCTTTTCAAG gtttcttcctgttcatTTACTACTACACCACCAGCCACCCGAGGGAGACGAACTCCGGCACGAGCGGAAGTACAAGCTTAGAAGGCACCAGCAGGATCACCACCATCCCAGTTGACCTGTTTAACCCCTACGACAACGtgccagagaaaaaaatgagttcGTTGAAGACGTCTCAAGAGTGA
- the LOC118290718 gene encoding adhesion G-protein coupled receptor G2-like isoform X2 has protein sequence MTQKCRMTWVLLLGHLWISPVWGSSQGGTIDKILRNCLLDDGRRIFFVADTFNGFVIAQNFWNQRGGAANNESCIVFLEKNATVTSDKMSHKVWPRMETKGSSYLLYLSEWHIEKKFNVSVLHGRQCNSTTTPDLDGSKCVFSHTVQAFSSIEPCQVRCMNTMTICKDSDYNETICNNIDPGINVEYVVNVTATREHCYNCDQPVKKPGTTYTLNASVPTDGGRLDTRAVVRAVEEFTRWAASCSESSAAFNGGEGVAGVMVKKTDPADVTDVSFAYMSPGDSVSIVSNSYLPTFSRSVTVPREAFDQALASNVSEPYVAMFRLLNMAQDERNSTVLGDEVLAVEMGAEITNLTQQINIHFRNMTYTGTPSCHSWNGEGSRPNWTSHGCRTVFNGTNVSCECTHLTFFAILMSQIAVNETISSSDLKNLTIITQAGCGLSMFFLSIVLFMHFLLRRTKATDTSRILVHLVLAMLLLNLTFLTNNFVAELKSAVGCKIMAVLMHYFMLATFMWFAAQAFHLRLQMNRGPDVRIRHYMAKVSLTCWLIPSVVGIVLLSLGKYGELVIYTDDPADNVAMCWITDGNAQYIVNIGYYALVFIFTFASFIFILSWLYCLKRIKADATQVNKSGSSIVTVMGLCCLLGLTWGFAFFAYGVLRIPSYYIFTVLNSFQGFFLFIYYYTTSHPRETNSGTSGSTSLEGTSRITTIPVDLFNPYDNVPEKKMSSLKTSQE, from the exons ATGACACAAAAGTGCCGGATGACGTGGGTTTTGCTGCTGGGACACCTGTGGATTTCGCCTGTTT GGGGAAGTTCACAAGGAGGGACCATTGATAAAATTCTCCGAAATTGTTTGCTTGATGATGgaaggagaattttttttgttgccgaTACCTTCAATGGCTTCGTCATTGCACAAAACTTTTGGAATCAGA GGGGTGGTGCAGCAAACAACGAAAGTTGCATTGTATTTCTGGAGAAAAATGCAACTGTTACAAGTGACA aaatgtCGCACAAAGTGTGGCCTCGAATGGAGACAAAGGGTTCTTCTTATCTTCTGTACCTCTCAGAGTggcacattgaaaaaaaattcaatgtgtctgtgctgcatgGGAGGCAATGCAACAGCACCACAACGCCTGACCTCGACG GTTCAAAGTGCGTCTTCAGCCACACTGTCCAAG CGTTTTCATCCATAGAACCTTGCCAGGTTAGATGTATGAACACAATGACCATATGTAAGGACTCTGACTATAATGAAACAATCTGCAATAATATAG ATCCGGGGATCAATGTCGAGTATGTCGTCAACGTCACGGCAACACGGGAGCACTGCTACAACTGTGACCAACCAGTGAAGAAACCGGGGACGACGTATACGCTGAACGCATCCGTTCCAACCGACGGAGGGAGACTGGACACACGCGCAGTCGT TCGAGCCGTGGAGGAATTTACCAGATGGGCCGCCTCGTGCAGCGAGTCTTCAGCAGCTTTTAATGGGGGCGAGGGAGTGGCGGGCGTCATGGTGAAGAAAACAGACCCtgcagacgtcacagacgtctcctTTGCTTATATGTCTCCCGGGGACAGCGTCAGT ATTGTGTCAAATTCTTATCTGCCCACCTTTTCGAGATCCGTCACGGTGCCACGAGAAGCGTTTGACCAAGCTCTTGCCTCGAACGTGAGCGAGCCGTACGTGGCCATGTTCAGATTGCTGAACATGGCGCAG GATGAGCGGAACAGCACTGTGTTAGGTGACGAGGTCTTGGCGGTTGAAATGGGAGCCGAAATCACGAACCTCACGCAGCAAATAAACATCCATTTTAGGAACATGACATAC ACAGGAACTCCATCTTGTCATTCATGGAACGGCGAAG GCAGTCGACCCAACTGGACCAGTCACGGATGTCGGACAGTGTTCAATGGAACAAACGTCTCGTGCGAGTGTACACATTTGACATTCTTTGCCATCCTAATG tctcaGATCGCAGTAAATGAAACCATTTCTAGTTCTGATCTGAAGAACCTCACCATCATCACCCAAGCTGGCTGTGGCTTGTCCATGTTCTTCCTGAGCATTGTGCTCTTCATGCACTTCCTTTTAag GAGGACCAAGGCCACCGACACGTCGAGGATCCTGGTGCACCTGGTGCTGGCCATGCTCCTGCTCAACCTCACCTTCCTGACCAACAACTTTGTGGCCGAGCTGAAGAGCGCGGTGGGCTGCAAGATCATGGCGGTGCTCATGCACTACTTCATGTTGGCCACCTTCATGTGGTTCGCCGCGCAGGCCTTCCACCTCCGCCTGCAGATGAACAGGGGGCCCGACGTGCGCATCCGGCACTACATGGCCAAAGTGTCCCTCACCTGCTGGC TCATTCCCAGCGTGGTGGGGATTGTCCTGCTGTCCCTGGGAAAATACGGTGAACTAGTCATCTACACCGATGACCCCGCCGACAACGTGGCCAT GTGCTGGATAACGGACGGGAACGCGCAGTACATTGTCAACATAGGCTACTATGCGCTggtcttcatcttcaccttcgccagcttcatcttcatcctgtcCTGGCTCTACTGTCTCAAGAGGATTAAGGCCGACGCCACACAAGTCAACAAGAGCGGCTCCAGCATCGTGACCGTCATGGGACTGTGTTGCCTGCTGGGCCTCACGTGGGGTTTCGCCTTCTTCGCCTACGGTGTCCTTCGGATCCCGTCCTACTACATTTTCACGGTCCTCAATTCTTTTCAAG gtttcttcctgttcatTTACTACTACACCACCAGCCACCCGAGGGAGACGAACTCCGGCACGAGCGGAAGTACAAGCTTAGAAGGCACCAGCAGGATCACCACCATCCCAGTTGACCTGTTTAACCCCTACGACAACGtgccagagaaaaaaatgagttcGTTGAAGACGTCTCAAGAGTGA
- the knstrn gene encoding small kinetochore-associated protein, which produces MSSKIPRGLHLPAETKKTGHKFESKDAAAASATAQRSDVVLKSQKENVPRKNIAPKGHKGVSTRYGQQAELKEQNQQLMTVNEELQKNLTETQQRMAELEMQFGDLEKENAEVQKNLKDCHVLLVAAKMDPVLGGRVGEAAQQNEDQRNEAMSVSADLLNELRTFGDTATQQRTQLEEIQKTMTDLAKAREHMLQERQNFSLEAAEMERALTEAEALLL; this is translated from the exons atgtcttcaaaaaTTCCCAGAG gTTTGCATTTACCTGCAGAGACGAAGAAAACGGGCCACAAATTTGAATCCAAAGACGCAGCAGCTGCGTCTGCGACAGCCCAGAGATCGGACGTCGTCCTTAaatctcaaaaagaaaatgtacccag AAAAAATATTGCCCCTAAAGGTCACAAAGG GGTCTCCACCAGGTACGGGCAACAGGCAGAGCTCAAGGAGCAAAATCAGCAATTGATGACTGTCAACGAGGAGCTGCAAAAGAacctcacagagacacag caACGAATGGCTGAGTTGGAGATGCAGTTCGGTGACCTCGAAAAGGAAAACGCAGAGGTGCAGAAAAACCTGAAGGACTGCCATGTTCTCCTAGTCGCGGCGAAAATGGACCCAG TTTTAGGAGGAAGGGTTGGAGAAGCTGCACAGCAAAATGAAGATCAGAGGAATGAAGCAAtg AGCGTCTCTGCAGACCTGCTGAACGAATTAAGAACATTTGGTGATACTGCAACACAGCAACGTACTCAGCTAGAG GAAATCCAAAAAACAATGACGGACCTGGCTAAAGCCCGAGAACACATGTTGCAGGAAAGGCAGAACTTCTCGCTGGAGGCTGCTGAGATGGAAAGAGCTCTCACGGAAGCCGAGGCTCTCTTACTGTAA